The Arachis ipaensis cultivar K30076 chromosome B03, Araip1.1, whole genome shotgun sequence region GTTCAGTTACCACCACTACCAACAACAAATATAAAAGGTTTAAAAAAGAGGGACTCACAGGCtgggcccccatatagccaatAAAGTTATTTTTTCAGAGGAGTAGACGGATCACCACCAGAACCAGGAAGAGTGGTCGGAGCAGCGTCAGGATTAGGGAGAGAAGTATCCATGGGAGTCGGAGAGGAGGACCCTTGGGGCTTCGAGGAACTCGGAGCATCCTTCGAACGAGGAGGGGACTCAATGATTCTTTGCCCTCGAGTCTTCAAATCTGACTCGGTGACAACCTGGGGAACCGAGGGATCAACTATGGCCCCATCAATTACAACCTTGTCGGGATCTAAAGGAGAAAGATCCAAGTCAGGGGCAATGACCCCGACTTACTCCTTAAAAATCCTCCAGGCCTCCTCGGATCCctcagcaatagagtcctccaactcggcgtAGGCAGTCCGAGCATTCAGCAAATCTTTTTTAACGACCACAAGGTCCTCAAACAACCTCTGGTAACTCTCCTGCGCTGTCTTCCTCAGGCCCACCTCCATATTACACTGGGCCTGCAGCTTGCTCTCCTTTTCCCGAAGGCTATCTCTCTCCTCCCTCAATTTGGTGACTTCCTTCTTCAACTCCCTTTCATGCTCCTGATACATGAGAAGCCTTCCCTCTAGCTCTTCAACCTTTGAGGTTGAACCCAAAGAGCTAAGAGGGgtcttctcaaaaatatctaaGAACTTGGCACAGACCCCCGCCGCCCTGATACTCTCCTTAGCCAGAGTGGTAAGATGGTTCTggacagaaacatcatccatacctatacgGGTATGGGGGTAGATGTATTTCCGGATGAATGCAGGGGCATCTACTTTAACCTCACCCTCCAAAGAAGAGCCAGGCTCCAAAGCCTTGCGCTTCTTCCTTTCTGGCTCAGGAGAAGGTCGGGGAGAAGGGGGCGGCTGAGaagaagctgaagaagaaatcacaatgggTTCAGAAGGAGACCCCAAATTTcggggaggaggaggaggaggaggaggagagataacCGCCCTGGCACCACCAGTCCTGGCCCTAGACCTCGCTTTAGCTTCCTGGACCCTCTGGTAAGACTCATTCGAATTCCTCTTCGCCATCTCTGTAAGAACAAATAGTAGCCAAAAGATTAGACAAGTCGGAAAAAGCAAGTCAGACAAGTCGAAAAtccaataaaaacaaataaaagctacctagttgtgtCTGAACAAAGGTCGGAGAaccctggagaaattttttagtatccaGATATGGGGCTCTCCCccatacttctcggaggaaccccacgatggctgcctccacctcatccaggtcatccagaccatatttttcacagggggaggcctccaaccAATACAGAGGAAAGCGAGGGGAAgaattctcatccagaaaaaaggggtggtgaccctctacagcttgcactttgaaaaaataatttttgaagtcatgaaaagattcatcaaaaagggtgaaaACTCTCCGGCCTTGAATAGCCCGGAAGGACACCCATTGTTGTTTATTATTCTGCCTACTGAAGGGCTTGGCCATAtgaaaaagatagaagaaaatcCTCAAGGAAGTCGGAAACTCCAGGGCTTGGCTGATAAActggtaaattttcaaaaaaccccaagagttggggtgaagctgagtAGGAGCAACTCGACAGTGACGTAACACCGACATTTCGAAgtcagaaaatggaagaaaaacacccaaatgGGTAATCATGCTTTcgtacataaaaaagaaatgaggggctgCCTCAGTGACC contains the following coding sequences:
- the LOC107632548 gene encoding uncharacterized protein LOC107632548 yields the protein MAKRNSNESYQRVQEAKARSRARTGGARAVISPPPPPPPPRNLGSPSEPIVISSSASSQPPPSPRPSPEPERKKRKALEPGSSLEGEVKVDAPAFIRKYIYPHTRIGMDDVSVQNHLTTLAKESIRAAGVCAKFLDIFEKTPLSSLGSTSKVEELEGRLLMYQEHERELKKEVTKLREERDSLREKESKLQAQCNMEVGLRKTAQESYQRLFEDLVVVKKDLLNARTAYAELEDSIAEGSEEAWRIFKE